In Cryptomeria japonica chromosome 10, Sugi_1.0, whole genome shotgun sequence, a genomic segment contains:
- the LOC131859118 gene encoding uclacyanin 1-like, with protein MAPSASTYCLIFMVMGFTFMNMMGCSAEQHVVRDDRGWDPTSDLKGWASHKIFHVGDNLWFAYASFEQSVLELKSREDFENCDASNPIKLYDGGLDAVPLIEMGGRYFTIGITEDCQHGMKVHINVLSDGLDNCQSDNFDVVLDGLDNVAKDLGLDLLSDGMEHYIVASTSDDSMEEGAIKEIISKGPTSSRRQLSNCPTSILINLTLSICGTIITMLIYAML; from the exons atgGCTCCAAGTGCATCTACTTATTGCTTGATCTTCATGGTGATGGGATTCACTTTCATGAATATGATGGGGTGCTCAGCAGAACAACATGTGGTGAGGGACGACAGAGGATGGGATCCTACCTCAGATTTGAAAGGATGGGCTTCCCACAAGATCTTCCATGTTGGAGATAATCTTT GGTTTGCTTATGCTTCCTTTGAACAAAGCGTATTGGAGCTGAAGAGCCGAGAAGACTTTGAGAATTGTGATGCGAGCAATCCAATCAAGCTATATGATGGAGGGCTTGATGCAGTCCCACTCATTGAAATGGGTGGCAGATATTTTACCATTGGAATTACAGAAGACTGTCAACATGGAATGAAAGTGCACATTAATGTTTTATCTGATGGACTCGACAATTGCCAATCTGACAATTTTGATGTAGTTTTAGATGGGCTTGACAATGTGGCCAAAGATTTGGGTTTAGATTTATTATCAGATGGAATGGAGCATTATATTGTTGCTTCTACTAGTGATGATTCAATGGAGGAGGGGGCAATAAAGGAGATAATTTCTAAAGGGCCCACATCATCACGAAGGCAATTATCTAATTGCCCTACATCAATTCTcataaacctcacactctccatttGTGGCACTATTATCACCATGCTTATCTACGCCATGCTTTAG